The following are from one region of the Salvia splendens isolate huo1 chromosome 2, SspV2, whole genome shotgun sequence genome:
- the LOC121761782 gene encoding disease resistance protein RPP13-like isoform X2 has product MAAYAALVSLMRIIVDIETHPSPPISFDKQQVESLKQIVIFLQEFLEGYKSPYEYSEEADPLEIRIMDASDTAADVIESYIIDTIQLSAAATDDGVVEQISCIHLYQDLQNVIEEIDLIKNEVAGIMREKVVQHGNSGSDDVGLRSNSTEKNNLIVGFDDVLLELLDRLTDGRSSRQIIPIVGMGGIGKTTLAKGAFEHDLIKEHFDFCVWATISQDHNIGETLKHVLDQAGVDLSNEREKKDLGEILYKHLSRKRYLVVMDDMWSIEVWER; this is encoded by the exons ATGGCTGCTTATGCAGCTCTTGTTTCTCTTATGCGTATCATAGTTGATATTGAGACTCATCCTTCCCCTCCGATTTCTTTCGACAAACAACAAGTAGAATCTCTTAAACAAATAGTTATCTTCTTGCAGGAATTTCTCGAAGGCTACAAGTCACCTTATGAGTATAGCGAAGAAGCAGATCCATTGGAGATTCGCATTATGG ATGCAAGTGATACAGCTGCAGATGTGATTGAATCCTACATAATTGACACCATTCAGCTTTCTGCAGCAGCAACTGATGATGGTGTTGTTGAACAAATCAGTTGCATCCACTTGTATCAAGATCTGCAAAATGTGATAGAAGAAATTGATTTGATAAAGAATGAGGTGGCTGGGATTATGAGGGAGAAGGTAGTTCAGCATGGAAACTCGGGTTCTGATGATGTTGGTTTAAGATCCAATTCCACTGAGAAGAACAATCTCATAGTAGGATTTGATGATGTGCTGCTTGAGCTCTTGGATAGGCTTACCGATGGACGTTCCAGTCGCCAAATCATCCCTATTGTAGGGATGGGTGGCATCGGCAAAACCACTCTTGCAAAAGGTGCGTTTGAACACGATCTTATTAAGGAGCATTTTGATTTCTGTGTGTGGGCTACCATTTCTCAAGATCATAATATAGGAGAAACTCTTAAGCATGTACTCGATCAAGCTGGAGTGGACTTGAGCAATGAGAGGGAAAAAAAAGACTTAGGAGAAATACTTTACAAACATTTATCACGTAAGAGGTATCTAGTTGTAATGGATGATATGTGGAGCATAGAGGTCTGGGAAAGATGA
- the LOC121761782 gene encoding disease resistance protein RPP13-like isoform X3: protein MDASDTAADVIESYIIDTIQLSAAATDDGVVEQISCIHLYQDLQNVIEEIDLIKNEVAGIMREKVVQHGNSGSDDVGLRSNSTEKNNLIVGFDDVLLELLDRLTDGRSSRQIIPIVGMGGIGKTTLAKGAFEHDLIKEHFDFCVWATISQDHNIGETLKHVLDQAGVDLSNEREKKDLGEILYKHLSRKRYLVVMDDMWSIEVWER, encoded by the exons ATGG ATGCAAGTGATACAGCTGCAGATGTGATTGAATCCTACATAATTGACACCATTCAGCTTTCTGCAGCAGCAACTGATGATGGTGTTGTTGAACAAATCAGTTGCATCCACTTGTATCAAGATCTGCAAAATGTGATAGAAGAAATTGATTTGATAAAGAATGAGGTGGCTGGGATTATGAGGGAGAAGGTAGTTCAGCATGGAAACTCGGGTTCTGATGATGTTGGTTTAAGATCCAATTCCACTGAGAAGAACAATCTCATAGTAGGATTTGATGATGTGCTGCTTGAGCTCTTGGATAGGCTTACCGATGGACGTTCCAGTCGCCAAATCATCCCTATTGTAGGGATGGGTGGCATCGGCAAAACCACTCTTGCAAAAGGTGCGTTTGAACACGATCTTATTAAGGAGCATTTTGATTTCTGTGTGTGGGCTACCATTTCTCAAGATCATAATATAGGAGAAACTCTTAAGCATGTACTCGATCAAGCTGGAGTGGACTTGAGCAATGAGAGGGAAAAAAAAGACTTAGGAGAAATACTTTACAAACATTTATCACGTAAGAGGTATCTAGTTGTAATGGATGATATGTGGAGCATAGAGGTCTGGGAAAGATGA
- the LOC121761782 gene encoding putative late blight resistance protein homolog R1A-10 isoform X1, which yields MKFFFPEYNNGSRIIVTTRVSNLFAHLSDSLVKIGFLDEVNSWTLFTKIVFGEQSFPTQLETIGKKMVEKCNGLPLSIVVIGGLMAKSELTLEYWEHIEENLSSIVNLEDDGYCLSILKLSYNHLPAYLKPCFLYMGVFEEDEEILASRIVQLWICEGFLKPIDNKSLRTIAKQYLEELVDRNLILVHKSRILGNVISYKIHDLLRDLSMKEAQKQRFFYVLREESREGVISQPRIIIPRSTSKQKIKDALEYMTHARSYLVLCGYKEVSQFPNSRFLRISHTRMMC from the coding sequence ATGAAGTTTTTCTTTCCTGAATACAATAATGGGAGTCGAATAATAGTGACAACTAGAGTGTCAAACTTATTTGCTCACTTGTCTGATAGCCTCGTTAAGATTGGATTTCTAGACGAGGTTAATAGTTGGACTTTGTTCACCAAAATTGTATTTGGGGAACAAAGCTTTCCTACTCAACTGGAGACTATTGGAAagaaaatggtggaaaagtgtAATGGACTTCCTTTGTCTATTGTTGTGATAGGGGGTCTAATGGCTAAATCTGAACTTACGTTAGAATATTGGGAGCACATTGAGGAAAACTTAAGCTCAATAGTGAATTTGGAGGATGATGGTTATTGCTTGAGTATATTGAAACTGAGCTATAACCACCTGCCTGCGTATCTAAAGCCGTGTTTTCTGTATATGGGAGTGTTTGAGGAAGACGAGGAAATTCTTGCGTCAAGAATCGTCCAATTATGGATTTGTGAAGGATTTCTTAAACCAATAGACAACAAAAGCTTGAGAACAATCGCCAAACAGTACTTGGAAGAACTAGTGGATAGGAATCTCATTCTAGTTCATAAGTCGAGGATACTTGGGAATGTAATATCCTACAAAATTCATGATTTACTAAGAGATCTATCTATGAAAGAAGCTCAGAAACAGAGGTTTTTTTATGTCTTGAGGGAAGAAAGTCGTGAAGGAGTAATTAGCCAACCACGTATTATTATTCCTAGAAGCACTTCAAAGCAAAAAATCAAGGATGCCTTGGAATATATGACCCATGCTCGTTCTTATCTAGTACTATGTGGTTATAAAGAAGTTAGTCAATTCCCAAATTCTAGATTTTTGAGGATATCGCATACGCGTATGATGTGCTAA